A part of Geothrix oryzae genomic DNA contains:
- the hydE gene encoding [FeFe] hydrogenase H-cluster radical SAM maturase HydE, with protein sequence MADLDQGRVKAWLMEDDPAALERLWAEADAVRRARVGDEVHLRGLIEASSFCVRACHYCGLRAPARGLDRYRMTGEEILEAAREAHRLGYGSVVIQAGEDPGLDQAFIAEAVRAIKADTPLAVTLSLGERSDEELAAWKAAGADRYLLRFETGDPELYHLIHPDLPGRPSDRLAQLRRMRDMGYEIGTGVMVGIPGQTWDILAADLLRFREFDMDMLGIGPFLPSPRTPMGGPDAPSYLALRDQVPNDELTTLKAVALTRLLCPEANIPSTTALATLDHAQGRELALMRGANVVMPNVTPVGYRIRYEIYPGKACVSETAEACRGCLETRIRALGRQVGRGPGGRLRTECKDLAGCDFHH encoded by the coding sequence GTGGCTGACCTCGACCAGGGCCGCGTGAAGGCCTGGCTCATGGAGGACGACCCCGCCGCCCTCGAACGCCTCTGGGCCGAGGCGGATGCGGTGCGCCGGGCCCGGGTCGGCGACGAGGTCCACCTGCGCGGCCTCATCGAAGCCTCCAGCTTCTGCGTGCGCGCCTGCCATTACTGCGGGCTGCGGGCTCCCGCCCGGGGCCTGGACCGCTACCGCATGACGGGGGAGGAGATCCTCGAGGCGGCCCGGGAGGCCCACCGCCTCGGCTACGGCAGCGTGGTCATCCAGGCCGGAGAGGACCCGGGCCTCGATCAGGCCTTCATCGCGGAGGCGGTGCGGGCCATCAAGGCCGACACGCCCCTCGCCGTCACGCTTTCCCTGGGGGAACGGAGCGACGAGGAGCTGGCCGCCTGGAAGGCCGCCGGGGCGGACCGCTACCTGCTGCGCTTCGAGACCGGCGATCCGGAGCTGTACCACCTCATCCATCCGGATCTGCCGGGCCGGCCCAGCGACCGCCTGGCCCAGCTCCGCCGCATGCGGGACATGGGCTACGAGATCGGCACCGGCGTGATGGTGGGCATCCCGGGCCAGACCTGGGACATCCTCGCCGCCGACCTGCTCCGCTTCCGCGAATTCGACATGGACATGCTCGGGATCGGCCCCTTCCTGCCCAGCCCCCGGACGCCCATGGGCGGGCCGGATGCCCCGTCCTACCTGGCCCTGCGGGACCAGGTCCCCAATGACGAACTCACCACCCTCAAGGCCGTGGCCCTGACGCGACTGCTCTGCCCCGAGGCCAACATCCCCAGCACCACCGCCCTCGCCACCCTCGACCACGCCCAGGGACGCGAGCTGGCCCTGATGCGCGGGGCCAATGTCGTGATGCCCAATGTGACGCCCGTGGGCTATCGCATCCGCTACGAGATCTACCCCGGCAAGGCCTGCGTGAGCGAGACGGCGGAGGCCTGCCGGGGCTGCCTGGAAACCCGCATCCGCGCCCTGGGAAGGCAGGTCGGCCGGGGGCCTGGGGGCCGCCTCAGAACAGAGTGTAAAGATTTAGCCGGATGTGATTTCCATCACTGA
- the hydG gene encoding [FeFe] hydrogenase H-cluster radical SAM maturase HydG, which translates to MHGPSEAFPLDEASIGRLLDGAPAQDPVRVRDILARARELRGLDEADLPVLMAVQRPDLLDELFHAAEQVKEEIYGRRIVLFAPLYVSNLCGNECLYCAFRASNRGLTRRALGQAEIAAEVCHLLRQGHKRLLLVAGEAYPKEGLDYILKAIRTIYATREGAESIRRVNVNIAPLDLPDFRRLKETQIGTYQLFQETYHRATYALMHPRGLKADYDWRLGCMDRAMQAGIEDVGIGALFGLHDWRFELLALLRHARHLEDRFGCGPHTISVPRIEPAEGSTTSEAPPFAVTDADFRKLVAILRLAVPYTGLILSTRERPEVRREVFHLGISQISAGSRTNPGGYREEEAGNGPGDGGAQFSLGDHRDLDEVVRDLAESGFIPSFCTGCYRMGRTGADFMDLAKPGEIKLHCQPNALSTLQEFVEDHASPATRAAAEILVAGSLAAMDDRARTRAGAMVARVRRGERDVFC; encoded by the coding sequence ATGCATGGCCCTTCGGAAGCATTCCCCCTGGATGAAGCGTCCATCGGCCGGCTGTTGGACGGCGCGCCGGCCCAGGACCCGGTGCGGGTGCGCGACATCCTCGCCCGGGCCCGGGAGCTGCGGGGTCTGGACGAGGCCGACCTCCCCGTCCTCATGGCCGTCCAGCGGCCCGATCTGCTGGACGAGCTGTTCCACGCAGCCGAACAGGTGAAGGAGGAGATCTATGGTCGGCGCATCGTCCTGTTCGCGCCGCTCTATGTATCGAACCTCTGCGGCAACGAGTGCCTCTACTGCGCGTTCCGGGCCTCCAACCGCGGCCTGACCCGCCGCGCCCTGGGCCAGGCGGAGATCGCCGCCGAGGTGTGCCACCTTCTGCGCCAGGGGCACAAGCGCCTGCTGCTCGTGGCCGGCGAGGCCTACCCCAAGGAGGGCCTGGACTACATCCTGAAGGCCATCCGCACGATCTACGCCACCCGCGAAGGCGCCGAGAGCATCCGGCGGGTGAATGTGAACATCGCCCCCCTGGATCTTCCCGACTTCCGGCGCCTCAAGGAAACCCAGATCGGCACCTATCAGCTGTTCCAGGAGACCTACCACCGGGCCACCTACGCCCTGATGCATCCCCGCGGCCTCAAGGCCGACTACGACTGGCGCCTGGGGTGCATGGACCGGGCCATGCAGGCGGGCATTGAGGATGTGGGCATCGGCGCCCTCTTCGGCCTCCATGATTGGCGCTTCGAGCTGCTGGCGCTCCTGCGCCACGCCCGCCACCTGGAAGATCGCTTCGGGTGCGGGCCCCACACCATCAGCGTGCCGCGCATCGAGCCCGCCGAAGGCTCCACCACCAGCGAAGCCCCGCCCTTCGCCGTGACGGACGCCGACTTCCGCAAGCTCGTCGCCATCCTCCGGCTGGCGGTGCCCTACACGGGGCTGATCCTCAGCACCCGCGAACGGCCGGAAGTCCGCCGCGAGGTCTTCCATCTGGGCATCAGCCAGATCAGCGCAGGCAGCCGCACCAACCCCGGCGGCTACCGGGAGGAGGAGGCCGGCAACGGCCCGGGCGATGGCGGCGCCCAGTTCTCCCTGGGCGATCACCGCGACCTGGATGAGGTGGTGCGCGACCTGGCGGAGTCCGGCTTCATCCCCAGCTTCTGCACTGGCTGCTATCGCATGGGCCGTACCGGCGCCGACTTCATGGATCTCGCCAAGCCTGGTGAGATCAAGCTCCATTGCCAACCCAACGCCCTCTCCACCCTCCAGGAGTTCGTGGAGGACCATGCCAGCCCCGCCACCCGCGCCGCGGCCGAAATCCTGGTCGCGGGGAGCCTCGCCGCCATGGACGACCGGGCCCGCACCCGCGCCGGGGCCATGGTGGCGCGCGTGCGGCGCGGCGAACGCGATGTGTTCTGCTGA
- the nuoE gene encoding NADH-quinone oxidoreductase subunit NuoE, with protein MSDCRPCSTDNWPELERGFRAMLPEDILAFIDAHRHQERSESLLIATLHQVQAHFGHLGPGHLEAVAQLMQIPLAKVTGVATFYHYFRLQPRGRYLINVCLGTACYVKGAEKVAQKLQDELGIRFGETSKDGIFSLESTRCVGTCGLAPVVMIGDEVHGPLTPSQVPGLLESYLARAAEDLVAEPSR; from the coding sequence ATGAGCGACTGCCGCCCCTGCTCCACCGACAACTGGCCCGAGCTGGAACGCGGTTTCCGCGCCATGCTGCCCGAGGACATCCTCGCCTTCATCGATGCCCACCGGCACCAGGAGCGCAGCGAGAGCCTGCTCATCGCCACGCTCCACCAGGTGCAGGCCCACTTCGGCCACCTGGGCCCCGGCCACCTCGAGGCCGTGGCCCAGCTCATGCAGATCCCCCTGGCCAAGGTCACGGGGGTCGCCACCTTCTACCACTACTTCCGGCTCCAGCCCCGCGGCAGGTACCTCATCAATGTCTGTCTCGGCACCGCCTGCTATGTGAAGGGCGCGGAGAAGGTGGCCCAGAAGCTCCAGGACGAGCTGGGCATCCGCTTCGGCGAGACCAGCAAGGACGGCATCTTCAGCCTCGAGAGCACCCGCTGCGTGGGTACCTGCGGCCTGGCGCCCGTGGTGATGATCGGTGACGAGGTCCACGGCCCGCTCACGCCCAGCCAGGTGCCCGGCCTGCTGGAGAGCTACCTCGCCCGCGCCGCCGAGGACCTGGTGGCCGAACCGTCCCGCTGA
- a CDS encoding NADH-ubiquinone oxidoreductase-F iron-sulfur binding region domain-containing protein, producing the protein MPLPVSDFYRSLADRAVRTLADRDLENRIIIQVGSATCEHAAGSQAVAEEFIRHIRASGRKDIVIHRTGCTGRCSREPILGVRLPGQLPVKYERVNRDLVHRIFTEHIQGGAPVMKHVLDHSGEVLPEREFLFCEGDRCQRGGVDLRVRFLELLAEHGVEPHRVGVATTSCFGACGLAGGPAANYLLVRPEKILYRVTSEADLLDILQDHVLQGRVVTRLQVQEEPIALEFLERYGDVAFFNRQSRIALRNAGVVDPESLDEYLGFDGFKALATALERRDPDWVISELTKARLRGRGGGGFLTATKWTLARKQADTTRFIICNGDEGDPGAFMDRSMLESDPFNIVEGMIIGGFAIGAQKGFFYIRAEYPLAIKRIEQAIAACRAQGLLGRDIMGSGFDFDLEIRLGAGAFVCGEETALIRSIEGERGQPKVRPPYPTDRGLWGHPTVINNVETFANVSAILRYGGDWYSRIGTEKSGGTKVFALAGKVRHTGLVEVPLGTTLSRVVNDIGGGVSGGKQLKAIQTGGPAGGFIPAAMQGMEVDFEPLQKAGSIMGSGGMIVLSEDDCMVDIAKFYMAFSQEESCGKCTPCREGTTRILEILERITLGKGELADLDKLERLSRLCQRTSLCGLGRAAPNPVLSSLKHFRSEFLAHIQDKHCPAKKCVALIRYEINPEKCIGCTICDRNCPVECISGARKEAHVIDQAACIKCGNCFDVCKFAAIDRV; encoded by the coding sequence ATGCCTCTTCCCGTGAGCGACTTCTACCGGTCCCTGGCGGACCGCGCCGTCCGGACCCTGGCCGACAGGGATCTGGAGAACCGGATCATCATCCAGGTGGGATCCGCCACCTGCGAGCACGCGGCGGGATCCCAGGCCGTGGCCGAGGAGTTCATCCGGCACATCCGGGCCTCCGGCCGGAAGGACATCGTCATCCATCGCACGGGCTGCACGGGCCGCTGCTCGCGCGAGCCCATCCTCGGCGTGCGCCTGCCCGGCCAGCTGCCCGTCAAGTACGAGCGGGTCAACCGCGATCTGGTCCATCGCATCTTCACCGAGCACATCCAGGGCGGCGCCCCGGTGATGAAGCATGTGCTGGACCACAGTGGCGAGGTGCTGCCCGAGCGCGAGTTCCTGTTCTGCGAAGGAGACCGCTGCCAGCGGGGTGGCGTGGACCTCCGCGTCCGGTTCCTGGAGCTGCTTGCCGAGCACGGCGTCGAACCCCACCGCGTGGGCGTGGCCACCACCAGCTGCTTCGGGGCCTGCGGCCTCGCGGGCGGTCCCGCCGCCAACTATCTCCTGGTCCGCCCCGAGAAGATCCTCTATCGCGTGACTTCCGAGGCTGATCTGCTGGACATCCTACAGGACCATGTCCTCCAAGGCCGGGTGGTCACCCGCCTGCAGGTGCAGGAGGAGCCCATCGCCCTCGAGTTCCTGGAACGCTACGGGGATGTGGCGTTCTTCAACCGCCAGAGCCGCATCGCCCTGCGAAACGCGGGCGTCGTCGATCCCGAGAGCCTCGATGAATACCTCGGCTTCGACGGCTTCAAGGCCCTGGCCACCGCCCTGGAGCGCCGCGACCCCGACTGGGTGATCTCCGAACTCACCAAGGCCCGGCTCCGGGGTCGCGGCGGCGGCGGCTTCCTCACGGCCACCAAGTGGACCCTGGCGCGCAAACAGGCCGACACCACCCGCTTCATCATCTGCAACGGCGACGAGGGCGACCCGGGCGCCTTCATGGACCGCTCCATGCTCGAGAGCGATCCCTTCAACATCGTCGAGGGCATGATCATCGGCGGCTTCGCCATCGGCGCGCAGAAGGGGTTCTTCTACATCCGGGCCGAATATCCGCTGGCCATCAAGCGCATCGAACAGGCCATCGCCGCCTGCCGCGCCCAGGGGCTGCTCGGCCGGGACATCATGGGCTCCGGCTTCGACTTCGACCTGGAGATCCGGCTCGGCGCGGGCGCCTTCGTCTGCGGCGAGGAGACGGCCCTCATCCGCTCCATCGAAGGCGAGCGGGGCCAGCCGAAGGTGCGCCCACCCTACCCCACCGACCGCGGCCTGTGGGGCCACCCCACGGTGATCAACAATGTGGAGACCTTCGCCAATGTCTCCGCCATCCTGCGCTACGGCGGCGACTGGTATTCCCGCATCGGCACCGAGAAGAGCGGCGGGACGAAGGTCTTCGCCCTGGCGGGCAAGGTCCGGCATACGGGCCTCGTGGAGGTGCCGCTGGGCACGACGCTCTCCCGGGTGGTGAATGACATCGGCGGCGGCGTCTCCGGCGGCAAGCAGCTCAAGGCCATCCAGACCGGCGGCCCCGCGGGCGGCTTCATCCCCGCGGCCATGCAGGGCATGGAGGTGGACTTCGAGCCACTGCAGAAGGCCGGCTCCATCATGGGCTCCGGCGGCATGATCGTCCTGAGCGAGGACGACTGCATGGTCGACATCGCGAAGTTCTACATGGCCTTCAGCCAGGAGGAGAGCTGCGGGAAGTGCACGCCCTGTCGGGAGGGCACCACGCGCATCCTCGAGATCCTGGAGCGCATCACCCTGGGCAAGGGAGAGCTGGCCGACCTGGACAAGCTCGAGCGCCTGTCCCGCCTCTGCCAGCGCACCAGCCTTTGCGGGCTGGGCCGCGCCGCGCCGAACCCCGTGCTCTCCAGCCTCAAGCACTTCCGCAGCGAGTTCCTGGCCCACATCCAGGACAAGCATTGCCCCGCGAAGAAGTGCGTGGCCCTGATCCGCTACGAGATCAACCCGGAGAAGTGCATCGGCTGCACCATCTGCGATCGCAACTGCCCCGTGGAGTGCATCTCCGGCGCCCGCAAGGAGGCCCATGTGATCGACCAGGCCGCCTGCATCAAGTGCGGCAATTGCTTCGATGTCTGCAAGTTCGCTGCAATCGACAGGGTGTAG
- a CDS encoding MFS transporter, whose translation MPKDPATRLQWLVFALVSAVFTTVYIPQPVLPVLRQTFGVGEGAASMTVSAVVLGIAVANLPFGALADRLPIRPILLTGGLVVSAAGVASALAPTLPLLVAARFLQGLFVPALTTCLAAYLAREMPAERLNVVMGSYVSATVVGGLSGRLLGGFVLPPAHWRWAFLVAAGLLLVATLAAHAGLPRERHDEIRGAETVRFRDVLFRHDLFRLYCVSAGAFFVFSSVFNYMPFYLHGAPFHWSTRAVTLLYLSYLVGVVAGPLAGRLSNRVGNGTAMVVGALTFGAGLAVTLVPRGWAMAVALALICAGFFTLHASAAGALNRKLSAGRGRANAFYVLFYYLGGAAGITLSGHAYHLAGWHGVVALAAGVLLVPLSTGVVEMRLAQRDGSATRSSAARAR comes from the coding sequence ATGCCGAAGGACCCCGCCACCCGCCTCCAGTGGCTGGTGTTCGCGCTGGTCAGTGCCGTGTTCACCACGGTCTACATCCCCCAGCCGGTGTTGCCGGTGCTGCGGCAGACCTTCGGGGTGGGCGAGGGTGCCGCCTCGATGACGGTGTCGGCCGTGGTGCTGGGCATCGCCGTGGCGAACCTGCCCTTCGGGGCGCTGGCGGACCGGCTGCCCATCCGCCCGATCCTGCTCACGGGCGGCCTGGTGGTCTCGGCGGCGGGAGTGGCCTCGGCCCTGGCGCCCACCCTGCCGCTGCTGGTGGCCGCGCGGTTCCTGCAGGGGCTCTTCGTGCCGGCTCTCACCACCTGCCTGGCCGCCTACCTGGCCCGGGAGATGCCCGCGGAGCGGCTCAATGTGGTGATGGGCTCCTATGTGTCCGCCACGGTCGTCGGGGGGCTCTCGGGTCGCCTGCTGGGCGGGTTCGTCCTGCCGCCGGCCCACTGGCGCTGGGCCTTCCTCGTCGCGGCGGGCCTGCTGCTGGTGGCCACCCTGGCAGCCCATGCCGGGCTGCCCAGAGAGCGCCACGACGAGATCCGCGGGGCCGAGACGGTGCGCTTCCGCGATGTGCTGTTCCGGCACGACCTGTTCCGCCTCTACTGCGTGAGCGCCGGGGCCTTCTTCGTGTTCTCGTCGGTCTTCAACTACATGCCCTTCTACCTCCACGGCGCGCCCTTCCACTGGTCCACCCGGGCGGTGACCCTGCTCTACCTCTCCTACCTCGTGGGCGTGGTGGCGGGGCCCCTGGCGGGGCGCCTCAGCAACCGCGTCGGCAACGGTACGGCCATGGTGGTGGGGGCGCTGACCTTCGGGGCGGGGCTCGCGGTCACCCTGGTCCCCCGGGGCTGGGCCATGGCCGTGGCCCTGGCCCTGATCTGCGCCGGCTTCTTCACCCTCCACGCCTCGGCGGCGGGAGCCCTGAACCGCAAGCTCAGCGCCGGACGGGGCCGGGCCAACGCCTTCTATGTGCTCTTCTACTACCTGGGGGGCGCCGCGGGCATCACCCTCAGTGGCCACGCCTACCACCTGGCGGGCTGGCATGGGGTGGTGGCGCTGGCGGCGGGCGTGCTGCTGGTGCCCCTGAGCACCGGCGTGGTGGAGATGCGGCTGGCTCAGCGGGACGGTTCGGCCACCAGGTCCTCGGCGGCGCGGGCGAGGTAG
- the hydF gene encoding [FeFe] hydrogenase H-cluster maturation GTPase HydF encodes MQPAPRTLRLHIGLFGRRNVGKSSLLNALTRQQVSLVSEQAGTTTDPVEKPMELRPLGPVLFVDTAGLDDEGALGGQRMARTRAVFERVDLALLVAEAGAWGPFEDALLAELKQRDIPTVGVLNKADLAAPPESEWARIEALGTPCVPVSAQSGEGLPELKEALLLAAPGGFLDSRQLLADLVPAGQVAILVMPIDSEAPKGRLILPQVMAIRDLLDGHGLALVVQENELPAALEGLKRPPALVVTDSQAFQGVSTRVPADIPLTSFSILLSRFHGDLRAQVRGTVAIDRLRGGERVLVAEGCTHHPGDEDIGRVKIPRWLETKVGAPLRFEHIQGRDFPTDLARYALVVHCGNCMGNRREMLSRIQRCENAGVPITNYGLAIARAKGILDRALRPFPEALEALRG; translated from the coding sequence ATGCAGCCCGCGCCCCGCACCCTCCGCCTCCACATCGGCCTCTTCGGGCGCCGCAATGTGGGGAAGTCCTCCCTGCTGAACGCCCTCACGCGCCAGCAGGTCTCCCTCGTGTCCGAGCAGGCGGGCACCACCACGGATCCCGTGGAGAAGCCCATGGAGCTGCGGCCGCTGGGCCCGGTGCTCTTCGTGGATACGGCGGGTCTGGATGACGAGGGCGCCCTCGGGGGCCAGCGCATGGCCCGCACCCGCGCCGTCTTCGAGCGGGTGGACCTGGCCCTCCTCGTGGCCGAAGCCGGGGCCTGGGGCCCCTTCGAGGATGCCCTCCTGGCCGAGCTGAAGCAGCGGGACATCCCCACCGTGGGGGTCCTGAACAAGGCCGATCTCGCGGCGCCCCCGGAATCCGAATGGGCCCGCATCGAGGCCCTGGGGACGCCCTGCGTGCCGGTCTCCGCCCAGAGCGGCGAGGGGCTGCCGGAGCTGAAGGAGGCCCTGCTCCTGGCCGCGCCCGGCGGGTTCCTCGACTCCCGGCAACTGCTCGCGGACCTGGTCCCCGCGGGGCAGGTGGCGATCCTGGTGATGCCCATCGATTCGGAGGCCCCGAAGGGGCGCCTCATCCTGCCCCAGGTCATGGCCATCCGCGATCTGCTGGACGGCCACGGCCTGGCCCTGGTGGTGCAGGAAAACGAGCTGCCGGCGGCGCTGGAGGGGCTGAAGCGCCCCCCCGCCCTGGTCGTCACTGATTCCCAGGCCTTCCAGGGCGTCTCCACCCGGGTCCCCGCCGACATCCCCCTCACCTCCTTCAGCATCCTGTTGAGCCGGTTCCACGGCGACCTGCGGGCCCAGGTGCGTGGCACCGTCGCCATCGACCGCCTCCGCGGCGGCGAGCGCGTGCTGGTGGCCGAAGGCTGCACCCATCACCCCGGCGACGAGGACATCGGCCGCGTGAAGATCCCCCGCTGGCTCGAGACCAAAGTGGGCGCGCCGCTGCGCTTCGAGCACATCCAGGGGCGGGACTTCCCGACAGATCTCGCCCGCTACGCCCTGGTGGTCCACTGCGGGAACTGCATGGGCAACCGCCGCGAAATGCTGTCCCGCATCCAGCGCTGCGAGAACGCCGGGGTTCCCATCACCAACTACGGGCTGGCCATCGCCCGCGCCAAGGGCATCCTCGACCGCGCGCTGCGCCCCTTTCCGGAAGCCCTGGAGGCCCTGCGTGGCTGA
- the rsmI gene encoding 16S rRNA (cytidine(1402)-2'-O)-methyltransferase, which produces MTGHLILVPTPIGNLGDLTDRAKEALAEADLVACEDTRRTGGLLKHLGIDKPMLRFDDHAGAAAFERLGLELMSGRTVAYCSDAGMPGINDPGFEIARAARAAGARVTVLPGASAVLLAVVASGLPSHAFSFWGYLPNRSEPRRTMLKKLGAEEETVVVFETPHRIHETLSDLEALLPDREIALGRELTKLHETWYRGTPAQVKAQLGREDRGEMVLVLAGADAKRLVTESEATFEGALPAWAEAYLAAAREGGMTLREAVKPLAKHLGVSASEIYRLAAEL; this is translated from the coding sequence ATGACTGGCCACCTCATTCTCGTCCCCACGCCCATCGGCAACCTCGGCGATCTCACGGATCGCGCCAAGGAGGCCCTGGCCGAGGCCGACCTGGTGGCCTGCGAGGATACGCGGCGCACCGGGGGCCTGCTCAAGCACCTTGGCATCGACAAGCCCATGCTGCGCTTCGACGACCACGCCGGCGCCGCCGCCTTCGAGCGGCTGGGGCTGGAGTTGATGTCGGGCCGCACGGTGGCTTACTGCAGCGATGCGGGCATGCCCGGCATCAACGATCCCGGCTTCGAGATCGCCCGGGCCGCCCGGGCCGCCGGAGCCAGGGTGACGGTGCTGCCCGGGGCCTCGGCCGTGCTGCTGGCGGTGGTGGCCTCGGGCCTGCCCAGCCACGCCTTCAGCTTCTGGGGCTACCTGCCCAACCGCAGCGAGCCCCGCCGCACCATGCTGAAGAAGCTCGGCGCGGAGGAGGAGACCGTCGTGGTCTTCGAGACGCCCCACCGCATCCACGAGACGCTTTCGGACCTGGAGGCCCTGCTGCCGGACCGGGAGATCGCCCTGGGTCGGGAGCTGACCAAGCTGCACGAGACCTGGTATCGCGGCACGCCCGCCCAGGTGAAGGCCCAACTCGGCCGCGAGGACCGCGGGGAGATGGTGCTGGTGCTGGCGGGGGCCGATGCGAAGCGCCTGGTCACCGAAAGCGAGGCCACTTTCGAGGGCGCGTTGCCGGCCTGGGCCGAGGCCTACCTCGCCGCCGCCCGGGAAGGCGGCATGACCCTCCGCGAGGCCGTGAAGCCCCTGGCCAAGCATCTGGGCGTGTCCGCCTCGGAGATCTACCGGCTGGCGGCGGAGCTCTGA
- a CDS encoding NADH-dependent [FeFe] hydrogenase, group A6 — translation MSQMISLKIDGEPILVPAGTTVMDAAETLGIHIPRLCYHPELSLEGNCRVCVVQVEGFDHCLASCATTAWEGMEVQTNSPVIREARRDIVELLLDNHPKDCQTCDRDGICELQNLAYRMGVRERHFEGRRKQFPIDDAGASVVRNAEKCILCGRCIRVCGEVQGVFNLSQHGRGFTTVVGPANLAPMDESACIQCGQCVSVCPTAAFLEQDHTERVWKALGFPRTEKHVVVTTAPAIRAALGEAFGLPMGTPVTGKMVTALRRMGFDAIFDVNFSADLTIMEEAHELLNRLDGGGPLPLLTSCSPGWVSFLEKFYPELIPHMSSCKSPMQMQSTLIKTYYAQQKGLDPKDIYVVSVMPCVAKKFEAARPEHVLDGSPTTDAVITTRELAQMIKSYGIDFTRLPDSDFDHPLGTSSGAGDIFGATGGVMEAALRTAAFKLTGKNLGNLELTEVRGVTGEIREATVTLAGKTLNVAVANGLQNAKILLEAVKRGEKDYHLIEIMACPGGCICGGGQPYPPIGTYTMNHDLARARAKALYSIDSAKTLRCSHDNPDVQKLYADFLGEPLSHRAHELLHTHYTARTPRGIR, via the coding sequence ATGTCCCAGATGATCAGCCTCAAGATCGACGGCGAGCCCATCCTCGTTCCGGCCGGAACCACGGTCATGGACGCGGCGGAAACCCTCGGCATCCACATCCCCCGCCTCTGCTACCACCCCGAGCTCAGCCTCGAGGGCAACTGCCGGGTCTGCGTGGTGCAGGTCGAGGGCTTCGACCACTGCCTGGCCTCCTGCGCCACCACCGCCTGGGAGGGCATGGAGGTCCAGACCAACAGCCCCGTCATCCGCGAGGCCCGCCGCGACATCGTGGAACTGCTGCTGGACAACCACCCCAAGGACTGCCAGACCTGCGACCGCGATGGCATCTGCGAACTGCAGAACCTGGCCTACCGCATGGGCGTGCGCGAGCGGCACTTCGAGGGCAGGCGCAAGCAGTTCCCCATCGACGACGCCGGGGCCTCCGTGGTGCGCAACGCGGAAAAGTGCATCCTCTGCGGCCGCTGCATCCGGGTCTGCGGTGAGGTGCAGGGCGTGTTCAACCTCAGCCAGCACGGCCGCGGCTTCACCACCGTGGTGGGCCCCGCCAACCTGGCGCCCATGGACGAGAGCGCCTGCATCCAGTGCGGCCAGTGCGTGAGCGTGTGCCCCACGGCCGCCTTCCTCGAACAGGATCACACCGAGCGCGTGTGGAAGGCGCTCGGGTTCCCCCGGACGGAAAAGCATGTGGTGGTCACCACCGCCCCCGCCATCCGCGCCGCCCTCGGCGAGGCCTTCGGCCTGCCCATGGGCACGCCGGTCACCGGGAAGATGGTCACGGCCCTGCGCCGCATGGGCTTCGACGCCATCTTCGATGTCAACTTCAGCGCCGACCTCACCATCATGGAAGAGGCCCACGAACTGCTGAACCGCCTCGATGGCGGCGGCCCCCTGCCCCTGCTCACCTCCTGCAGCCCCGGCTGGGTGAGCTTCCTGGAGAAGTTCTATCCGGAGCTCATCCCCCACATGTCGAGCTGCAAGAGCCCGATGCAGATGCAGTCCACCCTCATCAAGACCTACTACGCGCAGCAGAAGGGGCTGGATCCCAAGGACATCTATGTGGTGTCCGTCATGCCCTGCGTGGCCAAGAAGTTCGAAGCCGCCCGCCCCGAGCATGTCCTCGATGGAAGCCCCACCACGGACGCGGTCATCACCACGCGCGAGCTGGCCCAGATGATCAAGTCCTACGGCATCGACTTCACCCGCCTGCCCGACAGCGACTTCGACCACCCCCTGGGGACCTCGTCGGGAGCCGGCGACATCTTCGGCGCCACCGGCGGCGTGATGGAGGCGGCACTGCGCACGGCGGCCTTCAAGCTCACCGGGAAGAACCTCGGAAACCTGGAACTGACCGAAGTCCGCGGCGTCACCGGCGAGATCCGGGAGGCCACCGTGACCCTGGCCGGAAAGACCCTGAATGTGGCCGTGGCCAACGGCCTCCAGAACGCCAAGATCCTCCTCGAGGCGGTGAAGCGCGGCGAGAAGGACTACCACCTCATCGAAATCATGGCCTGCCCCGGCGGCTGCATCTGCGGGGGCGGCCAGCCCTACCCGCCCATCGGCACCTACACCATGAACCACGACCTGGCCCGGGCCCGCGCCAAGGCCCTCTACAGCATCGATTCCGCCAAGACCCTGCGCTGCAGCCACGACAACCCCGATGTGCAGAAGCTCTATGCCGACTTCCTCGGCGAGCCCCTGAGCCACCGGGCCCATGAGTTGCTCCACACCCACTACACCGCCCGCACGCCCCGGGGGATCCGATGA